In one window of Coralliovum pocilloporae DNA:
- a CDS encoding TetR/AcrR family transcriptional regulator: protein MSKNRETEKKPTRGRPKTLDRDTVLEIALAGYWADGPTNLAIGEICQRAGVSKPGLYREFGSDDGLKATALELYRQRALVPLWDILARDESYEAVVEAFISFIAQDRQALGIPDGCLQIAMRACRGELGAEAGAKVDAIREQMLDRYEDFIRRAKARGDVRPDIPTDVAALCFDVQNAGAMRMQKEGIPADLIQNVLRYGLLSLSSSPIFPSFSGPA, encoded by the coding sequence ATGTCGAAGAACCGAGAAACTGAAAAGAAACCCACCCGCGGGCGTCCCAAAACACTGGATCGCGACACTGTGCTGGAGATCGCGCTTGCGGGATATTGGGCTGATGGTCCGACAAATCTGGCGATCGGAGAGATCTGCCAAAGAGCTGGTGTCTCCAAACCAGGGCTGTATCGGGAATTCGGCAGTGATGATGGATTGAAGGCAACGGCCCTTGAGCTTTACAGACAGCGGGCTCTGGTTCCGCTCTGGGACATACTGGCTCGTGATGAGAGCTATGAGGCTGTGGTCGAGGCCTTTATCAGTTTCATTGCCCAGGATCGCCAGGCGCTCGGCATCCCGGACGGATGCCTGCAGATTGCCATGCGCGCTTGCAGGGGTGAGCTGGGGGCAGAGGCTGGCGCAAAGGTTGATGCCATACGGGAACAAATGCTGGATCGATATGAGGATTTCATCAGACGTGCCAAAGCGCGTGGTGACGTCAGACCTGATATTCCAACTGACGTGGCTGCTCTTTGTTTTGATGTCCAGAATGCCGGTGCGATGCGCATGCAGAAGGAAGGTATTCCGGCTGATCTGATCCAGAATGTGCTGAGATACGGATTGCTGTCGCTTTCCTCCTCCCCAATCTTCCCTTCCTTCTCAGGCCCTGCCTGA
- a CDS encoding Na(+)-translocating NADH-quinone reductase subunit A: protein MRLSTVERSDHMQNFTLKKGLDLPVTGAPEQTIHSGPEVDRVAVLGADYIGLKPKMLVQEGEEVRRGTPLFCHKDAPEAMMVAPMSGKVAAINRGARRVLQSVVIQISDAEDQGIDFSSVGNDSSAEGLTEKLCAAGLWGAFRTRPYSKMPEPGSKPSAIFVTAMDTEPLAADAATIIDASKDAFATGMKALPLLTEGKVYLCQKTGDRLPGGDADGVEAASFSGPHPSGLAGTHIHFLAPPAPNEVVWTISYQDVIAIGHLLETGHLDSSVVVALTGPAAAKPRLVRTLRGASTDQLTEGEIAADGPVRVLSGSILSGRHAEGPHAFLGRFARQVSIILEDREQITLGWVLPMPSKYAVQPVLGSALVKKLFPLTSNLNGGRRAMVPTGTFEELMPQDYLPTQLLRSLLVMDTDQAQALGALELDEEDLALVGFACPAKYEYGLALRDCLTKIEKEG, encoded by the coding sequence ATGAGACTAAGCACGGTAGAACGTAGCGATCATATGCAGAATTTCACATTGAAGAAGGGGCTGGACCTGCCCGTCACCGGCGCCCCGGAACAGACCATCCACTCGGGCCCAGAGGTGGACCGGGTGGCTGTGCTGGGCGCCGACTACATTGGGCTGAAGCCCAAAATGCTGGTGCAGGAAGGCGAAGAGGTCCGTCGTGGCACCCCGCTGTTCTGCCACAAGGACGCACCGGAGGCGATGATGGTCGCACCGATGTCCGGCAAGGTGGCAGCCATCAATCGCGGCGCACGCCGTGTATTGCAGAGCGTGGTGATCCAGATTTCCGATGCTGAGGACCAGGGGATTGATTTCTCCTCTGTCGGCAATGACAGCAGTGCCGAAGGCCTGACGGAAAAGCTCTGTGCTGCCGGTCTCTGGGGCGCATTCCGGACCCGGCCCTATTCCAAGATGCCGGAACCGGGCTCTAAACCATCCGCGATCTTCGTCACTGCCATGGATACCGAGCCGCTGGCTGCTGATGCCGCAACCATCATCGACGCGTCAAAGGATGCCTTTGCTACTGGGATGAAAGCGCTGCCGCTTCTGACAGAGGGCAAGGTTTATCTCTGCCAGAAGACGGGTGACCGACTGCCGGGTGGTGATGCCGACGGCGTCGAGGCTGCATCCTTCTCCGGCCCGCATCCGTCCGGCCTGGCTGGCACGCATATCCATTTCCTTGCGCCGCCTGCACCCAATGAAGTGGTCTGGACTATTTCCTATCAGGATGTGATCGCCATCGGTCATCTGCTTGAGACCGGCCATCTGGATTCATCCGTTGTGGTGGCGCTTACGGGACCGGCGGCTGCAAAACCGCGGCTGGTGCGCACCCTGCGTGGCGCATCCACTGATCAGCTGACCGAAGGCGAGATTGCAGCCGATGGTCCGGTTCGGGTTCTGTCCGGGTCTATCCTGTCCGGTCGCCATGCGGAAGGGCCTCATGCCTTCCTTGGCCGCTTTGCCCGTCAAGTGTCGATCATTCTGGAAGATCGTGAGCAGATTACCCTCGGTTGGGTTCTACCGATGCCGTCCAAATATGCGGTACAGCCGGTGCTGGGTTCTGCCCTGGTGAAGAAACTGTTCCCGCTGACCTCCAATCTGAACGGTGGTCGTCGCGCCATGGTGCCGACCGGTACCTTTGAAGAGCTGATGCCGCAGGATTACCTGCCGACCCAGCTTCTGCGGTCGCTGCTGGTGATGGATACGGATCAGGCCCAGGCGCTTGGCGCGCTTGAGCTGGACGAGGAAGATCTCGCTCTGGTCGGCTTTGCCTGCCCGGCCAAATATGAATACGGGCTCGCCCTGCGCGACTGCCTGACCAAGATCGAGAAGGAGGGCTGA
- a CDS encoding NADH:ubiquinone reductase (Na(+)-transporting) subunit B — protein MGLRSFFDKIEPQFTKGGKYEKYFPIYEMVESFIYTPKTVTTVAPHARSYVDMKRIMTYVVIATIPCILWGMFNTGYQTNMAIQTLGAEAATGWRVALLQALGVSLDPSNPFANIAHGFLYFLPIYVVTLVAGGIFEVIFATVRGHEVNEGFLVTSMLYTLIMPASTPLWQVALGIIFGVVIGKEVFGGTGKNFLNPALTGRAFLYFAYPANMSGDAVWTPVDGFSGATILGVSAADGYEAVIEKGITWWDAFFGLIQGSFGETSTLACLIGLAFLLATKIANWRLIVGCLGGMIGFSLLLNLIGSDTNPMFAMPWHWHLVIGGYAFGLVFMVTEPVSASHTNMGRFIYGALIGVMVVLIRVINPAFPEGMMLAILFGNVFAPLIDYFVVQANIKRRARRHA, from the coding sequence ATGGGTTTGCGCAGCTTCTTTGATAAAATCGAGCCGCAGTTCACCAAAGGCGGCAAGTATGAAAAGTACTTCCCCATCTATGAGATGGTGGAGAGCTTCATCTACACACCGAAAACGGTCACCACCGTTGCGCCTCATGCCCGCTCTTATGTGGATATGAAGCGGATCATGACCTATGTGGTGATCGCGACCATCCCCTGCATTCTCTGGGGCATGTTCAACACCGGTTACCAGACCAATATGGCCATTCAGACGCTGGGTGCTGAAGCAGCAACCGGCTGGCGTGTGGCACTTCTTCAGGCGCTGGGCGTATCGCTCGATCCGAGCAATCCGTTCGCCAATATCGCCCACGGCTTCCTCTACTTCCTGCCTATTTATGTGGTGACACTGGTGGCAGGCGGTATTTTCGAGGTGATCTTTGCCACGGTGCGCGGCCATGAAGTGAACGAGGGCTTCCTCGTCACCTCCATGCTCTACACGCTCATCATGCCGGCCTCTACGCCTCTGTGGCAGGTGGCGCTGGGGATTATCTTCGGTGTTGTCATCGGCAAGGAAGTGTTTGGCGGCACCGGCAAAAACTTCCTTAACCCGGCCCTGACAGGCCGCGCGTTCCTGTATTTCGCTTATCCGGCCAATATGTCCGGTGACGCGGTGTGGACGCCGGTTGACGGATTTTCCGGCGCGACCATTCTCGGCGTTTCTGCCGCTGACGGTTATGAGGCTGTGATCGAGAAGGGCATCACCTGGTGGGATGCGTTCTTCGGCCTTATTCAGGGTTCGTTCGGCGAAACATCCACCCTCGCCTGCCTGATCGGTCTTGCCTTCCTGCTGGCCACAAAGATTGCCAACTGGCGTCTGATCGTCGGCTGTCTCGGCGGTATGATCGGCTTCTCGCTGCTGTTGAACCTGATCGGTTCTGACACCAATCCGATGTTCGCCATGCCGTGGCACTGGCATCTGGTTATCGGCGGCTATGCGTTTGGTCTCGTCTTCATGGTCACCGAGCCGGTCTCGGCCAGCCATACCAATATGGGCCGCTTTATCTATGGTGCGCTGATCGGGGTGATGGTGGTGCTGATCCGTGTGATCAACCCGGCCTTCCCGGAAGGCATGATGCTTGCCATCCTGTTTGGCAACGTCTTTGCGCCACTGATTGACTATTTCGTTGTCCAGGCCAATATCAAACGGAGAGCGCGTCGCCATGCCTGA
- a CDS encoding Na(+)-translocating NADH-quinone reductase subunit C yields the protein MPDQENKGFIGRFLAKPADSVEKTIAVAVGVCLIASMIVSMAAVSLRPVQEANKLKDKQLNILQVAGLYEPGQDVAEAFKAFEPQVLDLETGKFTDQFDATSFDDKAASQDPALSKELSDDLAGIGRQSRYKVVYLLKDDAGSIDKVILPIHGYGLWSTLYGFIALEENGNDIYGLQFYQHGETPGLGAEVDNPRWKGLWSGKKLRDDEGVLQITVDKAQPAAGADFYIDALAGATLTSRGVDNLVKFWMGDQGYASFLSALKAGDI from the coding sequence ATGCCTGATCAGGAAAACAAGGGATTCATTGGCCGTTTTCTTGCGAAGCCTGCGGATTCCGTTGAAAAAACCATCGCCGTTGCGGTCGGGGTCTGCCTGATTGCGTCGATGATCGTGTCTATGGCTGCGGTCTCCCTGCGTCCGGTGCAGGAAGCCAACAAGCTGAAGGACAAGCAGCTGAACATTCTGCAGGTGGCCGGTCTCTATGAGCCGGGCCAGGATGTTGCAGAAGCGTTCAAGGCCTTTGAACCGCAGGTGCTTGATCTGGAAACCGGCAAGTTCACCGACCAGTTCGATGCGACAAGCTTTGATGACAAGGCGGCGTCCCAGGACCCGGCTCTCAGCAAGGAACTGTCAGACGACCTGGCCGGCATTGGCCGCCAGTCCCGCTACAAGGTTGTTTATCTTCTGAAGGATGATGCGGGCAGCATCGACAAGGTGATCCTGCCGATCCATGGGTATGGCCTCTGGTCAACGCTTTATGGTTTCATCGCGCTGGAAGAGAATGGCAACGACATTTACGGCCTGCAGTTCTATCAGCATGGTGAAACCCCGGGCCTTGGTGCCGAGGTGGACAATCCGCGCTGGAAGGGCCTTTGGAGCGGCAAGAAGCTGCGTGATGATGAAGGCGTTCTGCAGATCACGGTCGACAAGGCACAGCCTGCAGCCGGTGCCGATTTCTATATCGATGCTCTGGCAGGCGCGACGCTGACCTCGCGCGGGGTCGACAATCTTGTAAAATTCTGGATGGGCGATCAGGGCTATGCCTCGTTCCTCAGCGCCCTTAAAGCGGGAGATATTTGA